One Phaseolus vulgaris cultivar G19833 chromosome 11, P. vulgaris v2.0, whole genome shotgun sequence genomic window carries:
- the LOC137819284 gene encoding beta-glucuronosyltransferase GlcAT14B-like: MRKNAGSYSGRVFSDRKWILPFFASLIISMSLVLTAILGVLSSDGGGEQSPFEIISFKRSENSSGYFVESDIERSFNVSVVKREAPRFAYLISGTKGDSHRMMRTLEAVYHPRNQYILHLDLEAPPRERLELANAVKADPVFREVENVRVMSQSNLVTYKGPTMIACTLQAIAILLKESSEWDWFINLSASDYPLMTQDDMLSVFSNLSRNLNFIEHTRIAGWKLNQRARPIIIDPALYLSKKSDLALTTQRRTLPTSFKLFTGSAWVVLTRSFVEYCIWGWDNFPRTMLMYYTNFVSSPEGYFHTVICNTEEFRHTAISHDLHYIAWDTPPKQHPISLTMKDFDKMVKSKALFARKFAKDDPVLDKIDKELLGRTHRFSPGAWCVGTSDGGADPCSVRGNGTMFRPGPGSDRLSELLQVLLSKESLSKQCL, encoded by the exons ATGAGGAAAAATGCAGGTTCTTATTCAGGAAGGGTGTTTAGTGACAGGAAGTGGATTCTCCCCTTTTTTGCCAGTTTGATTATATCTATGAGTCTGGTTCTGACAGCCATTCTTGGGGTTCTTAGCTCTGATGGTGGGGGAGAGCAATCACCGTTTGAAATCATTTCCTTCAAGAGATCAGAGAATTCCAGTGGATATTTTGTGGAATCAGATATAGAAAGATCTTTTAATGTTAGTGTGGTGAAAAGGGAGGCACCAAGGTTTGCCTACCTTATATCAGGCACCAAGGGTGATAGTCATAGGATGATGAGGACATTAGAGGCAGTGTACCACCCAAGGAATCAATACATCTTGCATTTAGATCTTGAGGCACCACCCCGGGAAAGGTTGGAATTGGCAAATGCAGTGAAAGCTGATCCAGTTTTTCGTGaggtggagaatgtgcgtgttATGTCTCAATCCAATTTGGTAACTTATAAGGGTCCTACGATGATTGCTTGTACCCTGCAAGCTATTGCAATATTACTGAAGGAAAGTTCAGAATGGGACTGGTTTATTAACCTCAGTGCTTCAGATTATCCTCTTATGACACAGGATG ATATGCTTTCTGTTTTCTCGAATCTGTCAAGAAATCTCAATTTCATTGAGCATACACGCATTGCTGGTTGGAAATT GAACCAAAGAGCAAGACCCATCATTATTGATCCTGCCCTTTATTTATCAAAGAAATCTGATTTAGCATTGACCACTCAACGAAGAACTCTTCCCACGTCTTTTAAACTGTTTACTG GTTCAGCTTGGGTGGTACTGACTCGGTCCTTTGTGGAGTACTGTATATGGGGATGGGATAACTTTCCACGGACTATGCTAATGTACTATACAAATTTTGTGTCCTCGCCAGAAGGATACTTTCACACTGTCATTTGTAACACTGAGGAATTCCGTCACACAGCGATAAGCCATGATCTTCACTACATTGCTTGGGACACTCCCCCAAAGCAGCATCCCATCTCTTTAACTATGAAGGACTTTGACAAAATGGTTAAAAGCAAGGCACTTTTTGCACGCAAATTTGCTAAGGATGATCCAGTGCTAGACAAGATTGACAAAGAACTTCTGGGACGCACCCACAGATTTTCTCCTGGGGCATGGTGTGTTGGGACCTCAGATGGTGGGGCTGACCCTTGTTCTGTTCGTGGCAATGGTACAATGTTTAGGCCAGGCCCTGGTTCTGATAGGCTAAGTGAGCTGCTTCAGGTGCTGTTATCTAAAGAATCTCTTAGCAAGCAGTGTTTGTGA